The following nucleotide sequence is from Nycticebus coucang isolate mNycCou1 chromosome 8, mNycCou1.pri, whole genome shotgun sequence.
caatgacagctgcaaccaaaaaatagccgggtgttttggtgggtgcctgtagtcccagctacttgggaggcggaggcaagagactcacttgagcccaggagttggaggttgctgtaagctgtgatgccactgcagtctacccagggcgacagttcgaggctctgtctccaaaaaaaaaaaaaaaattaggctcagcgcctgtagctcaaggggctaaggcgccagccacatacaccagagcaggagggttcgaatccagcctgggcctgccaaacaacaattacaactacaaccaaaaaatagctggatgttgtggtgggcgcctatagtcccagctacttgggaggctgaggcaagagaattgcttaagccccggagttggaggttgctgtgagctgtgatgccatggcactctacccagggcgacagcttgaggctctgtctcaaaaaaataaaaataaaaataaaaaataaattaattttaggcTCGGCGTCcgtggcgccagccacgtacacctgagctggcaagttccaatccatcccgggcccaccaaacatcAATGatagttgcaaccaaaaaatagccaggcgttttggtgggtgcctatgtagtcccagcaacttgggaggtggagacaggagacttgcttgagcccaggagttggaggttgctgtgagctgtgatgcctcggcactctaccaagggtgacagcttgaggctctgtctcaaaaaaaaaaaaaaaaattaattttaatgatttgaataatgaaatatattttaattttttttttctaaaacacattttttaaatgttttcaaaataatttccaagCTGGGTATAGTACACTCAGAGAGGCCaacgtgggaggatcacttgagctcaggatttcaagaccagcctaagcaaagtgagactccatctatactaaaaatatacacattaGCCATTCTTTGCCTGTTTCAGCAATTTttgattatatattaaaaattgagataaCTGGAAGTCCTGGATTctgttatcttcttttgaagagtCTTGTCCTAATAGTCAGTTTAGTTACTGGCTGCTTGCCTTGAATTTGTATAggcttatttttatgttttgttaggGCAGATATGACAGACCTCAAACTCCAAACCCACGGCTTATGTTGAGGCGTGGTCCTCACTCATAGAGCACAACCTTTCTGGTGTCTCAACTCAGATAAGGGATGCTTTCAACCTGCAAcaattaaatgtgttttttaagaaaagatacaaaGTGGTAACATGACCTTGATGAGGGCTTGGAACTTCAGAACTACCCCCAGCACGGTTCACCCTCCATCTAGGGTCTTTTCTCAACCCTAGAGAGGCCACTCTGGTCAAGGGCTCAGTGGGGTGCCCCATATTGACTTCTGGGCCCCCCTCTACGGGGACTTATCACTTCAGTTACATCAGCTGTTCAGCACTCCGAcctctgctgcctcagcctggTATGACCACTGTGCTTAGATTCTGGTACACTGGGCCACTGTCCTGTAATGGGGAAACTGTCCCCAGGTAGAACACTGGTGATCATGAGGTACATTTCATGAATTTTGCTTCTTTGGGGGATTATGGTCTTGTGCTGCTTGTTGCCTGGGTTCTGCAAACAGCAGCCTCGTGCATTTTTCTCTAGCTGTGGTGGTTTATGGAGGGAGGCTGCCCCCCGCCAGCTGCTCTGCCTGGCTGGAACTGCCTCAGATTGGCTGGTGTCTGGGCTGCTGTTCCCTCTTGCCTTTTGGCCTGGTCTCTCTTTTCCATCATCCTAGGGACTCCCTTTGCTCTCTTTTGAGTTGAATTCTCTTTTCTGGATcccacattttcttgtttttgaaagaTTTCTTTAGGTAGAGGAGACTTCAGGAGTTTTCTGAGAAAGGGTGGCAGGAAGGTGAATTTTTTGAGGCCTATGTCTGAGAATACCTTTATTAAATCCTTACACTTGACTCGTGGTTGGTTGGGTAGAGAATTCTAGGCCCCGCTCTAATGACTCCACAGCCTGACGGTGAGGGGGCTAAGGCAGAGAGTGCATGTGGGGCAACAGGCATGGCCTCCCGTGGACCTTTGATCACGAAGCGATTTCCGTCAGCAAGGCGAAAGCAAGGAGCTTAGGGTCTTTTCCCACCCTGTCTTCATTTACCAAACGCACTGGACATGGGCTGCAGAGAAGAAGTACCCATGTGCTAGAGGAGCTTCCTTGGCTTCTGATAGAAGCAGCGGTTTGGCAGGAGGGACACCAGACAGGCCTGGGTAGAGATCACGGGCTCTGGGCTGTGGGTAGACACACAAAGGAGCAGGTGCCAGGGCTCTTGGTGACCACAGGTGCTGAGGGCTCAGGTTTGCCTGCACCACCAGGTTCACTGAGGCCCCTCATTCTTCAGCTGCAGATCTGGGACACGGCCGGCCAGGAGCGCTTCCGCACCATCACGCAGAGCTATTACCGCAGTGCCAACGGCGCCATCCTCGCCTATGACATCACCAAGAGGAGCTCCTTCCTGTCAGTGCCCCACTGGATTGAGGACGTGAGGAAGTATGCGGGCTCCAACATCGTGCAGCTGCTGATCGGTGAGCTGGGCCTCTTGGGACCACGGAGCCTGTCTCCTTGTCCGCCTCTGCCTTCCAAATACAGGGTGAATGTGAGCACAGAGACTGAGCTTGGCCAGGCAGGAACCAGCCAGAATTTGATCTATGGTTTTGTAAATTCTGATCCCAGTAATCATTTATAAAGTTATATTCAAAATTGGAATtaaaggcggcgcctgtagctcagcggctagggcaccagccacatacaccgagtctgggtttgaatccagcccaggcctgccaaacaacagagacaactacaaccaaaaaacagctgggcgttgtggcaggcacccgtagtcccagggaggctaggaggctgaggcaagagaatcgcttaagcccaagagtttgaggttgctgtgagctgtgatgtcactgcactctacccagggtgacgtagtgaaactctgtctcaaaaaaaaaaaaaaaaaggccaggcatggtggctcacgcctgtagtcctagtgctgtgggaggccaaggcgggtcgattgcctgagctcagaggttcaagaccagcatgaaccggagtgaaccagagtgagaccccgtctctaccaaaaaaaaaaaaaagtcgggggttgtggcgggcgcctgtaatcccaggtacttgggagacaaagggcaagagaatcactaaaggaagaaagaaaaaaaagaaattaaaaaaaaaaaaaacaactttaaactaagatgagtgaaagccagctgaaattgaaagcaaattaaaacaaaaaaaattggaattaaaggaaagaagaaagagagctaGTTGGCTCTGCACAGATCTGCACAGTGGTCCGCGCTGTAGCCGTCTGCACTAGGACCATGGGATTTGAAGTGTGGCTTGTCCTTTGACAGGGCTGGGGTTGGACTCAAGAAAGCGGAGTGATTTAATCCAGTCTTGCGGCCTCTGAGCCTGCAGTGTGGGATTTGAGCTCTGCTGACTGCAGTTTGGTGATTACTCCATCATGCCACGCTGCAGAGCAGGATGCGATGTCAGCCTGCCTCAGAACCACTCAGAGGGCTTATTAATGTGCAGGTGTGGGCCCCACCTCCAGAGCCACCCACCCAAGAGGGCTGAGTGGGACTCGTGAggtacatttctaacaagttcccaggtgacacCCATGTTGCTGGTCCAGGGCTCCATGTTGGAACCCACTGCTGCAGAGGGAGGCCGTTTATCTCTGCTTTCCTTCTACATGAACTTCCCAGACCCAGGCTCaagaagctttttgttttttgagacagagtctcactttgtcaccctcgttagagtgctgtggcatcacaactcacagcaacatcaaactcttgggcttaagcaattcctttttttttttttttttggtagagaacagagtttcactttatcgccctcggtagagtgccgtggcatcacacagctcacatcaacctccaactcctgggcttaggcgattctcctgcctcagcctcccgagtagctgggactacaggcgcccaccacaacacccggctatttttttttttttgttgcagtttggccagggctgggtttgaacccgccacccttggtatatggggccggcgccctgctcactgagccacaggcgccgcccttaagcaattcttttgcctcagcctcccaagtagctggaactacaggcgcccgccacaatgcccgactattttttttgagacagagcctcaagctgtcaccctgggtagagtgctatggtatcacagctcacagcagcctccaactcctgggctcaggtgcttctcctgcctctgcctcccaagtagctgggactacaggtgcccgccacaatgcctggctgtttttggttgcagctgtcattgttgtttggtggacccaggctggatttgaacccgccagcttagatgtatgtggctggcgccttagctgcttgagccacaggtgccgagcctatttttctttttttttttttaaagagatgaggtcttgctctggctcaggctggtcttgaacctgggagcttaggcaatccacccgcctcagcctcccaagtgctaggattacaggtgtgagccaccgtgcccagactgtctcttaaaaaaatgaaaacaaaaacatttcatcTATCAATATCTCAGCATGAATTTGTAAAATATAGAAACacttaagtatatatataaaacattcttTTCATATCTGAAAATAGTGACATTTCCTTAATGGCACCAAATAGCTGGTCTATGTTCAGATTTATAATTACTCATAAGAATCCTTTGTGTTGTGTTTTTTCCAGTTTGTTAAAATCAGTATCCAAATAAATTCCACATATTGAAATTGATTGGTTGCCACGTTGTTTAGGGTTACTGAGGAAATCTTGGGATCTTTATAGGCTCTTCTTTTAGTCTTCTCTATAACCCTGTTACAAAAGTTAACCTCACAGAGATTTTTAACAAACCAGGCaaggcagctcacacctgtaatcctggcactttgggaaactgaggtggggggattgttTGAAGCTgggagttcaagcccagcttgggcaacatagcaagactccatctcttagaggaaaaaaaaaaaagaagaggaagaaaaattagctgggcgttgtgtcatgcatatgtaatcccagctgctccggaggctgaggtgagagggtcACATGAGCCCATCAGTTTGACTTCACCACTGAACTCCAGCATGGGAGACGAAGCCAGatccagaccctgtctcaaataaaagggCAGGAGCAGGGGCAGGCAAGGAGCAtttcaacagatttttttcttttttcttttgtttggtagagacagagtctcactttatgaccctcggtagagtgcggtggcatcacacggctcacagcaacctccaaccctgggcttaagcgattctcttgcctcagcctcccgagcagctgggactacaggcgcccgccacaacgcccggctattttttggttgcaatttggccggggctgggtttgaacccgccaccctcggtatatggggccggcgccccaccgactgagccacaggcgccgcccacaacagatttttttttttagaaagtaataaaaacattttccacCTTCTACGAGAAGCCAAAGGTATACTCTCAGCTAACATGGTGGTCTGTGCTCTTACTATCAGAAAAGCAAAATTAGCAAAAACCATAAtctgacaaagaataaaaaaactctgaagggaggccaggtgtggtggctcatgcctgtaatcctggaaggccaaggcgggcagattgcctgagctcatgagtttgagacaagcctgagcaaaagcgagaccacgtttctactaaaaatagaaaaactgaggcaagaggatcgcttgagcccaagagttggaggttgctgtgagctatgatgccacgacactctacccagggtgacagcttgagactcttgtctcaaaaaaaaaactctaaagaaagatagaagcaagaaaaaaaaaaacccagatttcATCTTTAACCTCACCAGTTTTGGAGGGCCAGCCAAGTGCCAGTTGTCTGCACGTTCACTGTGTCATTCAGTCTCTGCTCTGCTGTCCTGTGCCAAAGAGGAGGTGAGGATGAGATTCAGAGATGAAGAGTCCCATAGCAGGAGGCAGGACGCTAGAGTTCCAGCCCAGGTCTTCCTCCAGCTCTGAAGcgagaaaagaaaataagggaCTGAGGATGGAGTAAGAGCCTTAAAGTAAAAAAGGCGTTTTTAAGAAAGATAGATTGCCACATGCAGGGTTGTCTGCAGCAGTGGAGATGTGTGGGTGGCACTGGGGCTCCTGGTGGGGACAGGGCTTGCCCTGAGACTGCGGCCTCCACCGAGGGTTTTCTTTGCAGGGAACAAGTCAGATCTCAGTGAGCTCCGGGAGGTCACCCTGGCTGAGGCACAGAGCCTGGCTGAGCACTATGACATCCTGTGTGCCATTGAGACTTCTGCCAAGGACTCCAGCAACGTGGAGGAGGCCTTCCTGAGGGTGGCCACGGAGCTCATCATGAGGCACGGGGGTCCCATGTTCAGCGAGAAGAGCACCGACCACATCCAGCTGGACAGCAAGGACATTGGGGAGAACTGGGGCTGTGGGTGCTGATGGGCACAGGGCAGGCGGGCGGGGGCTCCCCTTCTCCTTGGGCTCTCTGGGCCTAGCCCAGTCCTCCAGAGCCAGCCCTCCTGAACACCGTGGTTCTAGAGCAGCTGAGTAAAGCCCTGGAGTGATGCATCCTCTGGCCTGGATGCTTAGTGGGCAGCCTCCCCTccacggggggtgggggggaagcagagtACTACCTGCAGGGGGTCTGATGGCCCAGGGTAGGGTATGGGGCCCCCCCACCCCGGCTTCCCATCAGCCAGCAGCTGGCCCATCCACTTTCTTCACATTCCAGGAATGGCCTGTTCTGCCAGTGTAGGCTGCAGTTGGAGAGGCTGGGCAGGTGCCCATCCTGCTCCACACCTACTGGTTCTGGCCATTTCCTACCTTGAGTTGGTTGCAGCTGTGGCAGCAGGTTCCTGCCTTCcaggatgtggctggtgccccaggcCATTCCCGGGACTCCTGCAGCCGCAAGCAAAAGCAGCCAGACCTGCAGATGCGGTGCCCGAGCCCAGCCCCAGGGACGCCCAAGCTCCTTCCAGGCGAGGAACCCGCTTCCTTCCTTCACTGCCAGCTTCTCCACTCACAGACACTTCCTTGGGGCCTGGCTCGGTGCCTTATCAAGACCTCTCAAGTTTTCTGGTTTTCTGTGtagcttttcattttcattggcACAAATGTGGGGTCATGGCCTGCAGCTAGGTGGGGACTGTCTCCAGCTTGGGGCACGATGTTTTGCTGCTCAGGTTATAAAACTAATCTTTCAGTGCTGGCTCTCAAGTCTGGTGGGCTGGGGGAGTGAGATAGGTAAGTGGACGGTTAAAGTAGAAGATTGCACCCCTGAGACTGGTATCTGAGAGGGCCCTGCAGGGCTCCCAGCCTTAGCCCATGTACAGAAATCTTTGCTGCCAAGTTCAGGACCATCAGATCCCTCATGGGTCCCAGTCTGGTTTACaaacccccccaaacaaaaaaggCAGAGCCCTGGCTGTCCTCATTCTGGCGATTTTCATCCTCCTGGACCCAGCTGGGTGCTGAGTTTAGAAGGCAGAAATTGGGCAGTGGCACTGTCCTTTGGGCCTGTGGCCCAGAGACATCTCAGTGACTAAGGGGCAGGGCCCAGGGAGCCAGGTAACCTTCCCAGGCTAATTCCAGTCCCTCCAGTCAACCTTCAGGCTCCCTCAGTGTGGCCCCCACCCTTCTAGAAACAAACTGTTCTCAGATGCCCCAGGTGAGGCCACATCATCTCAGGGTCCAGGAGGTTGGGCCCGGCTTAGCCCAGTGCTAGGGGTGGACTGCTGTGCTCCACTCAGACTGCCCTACCTCCTGCTGGTAGTACTTTAGTCTGTGCCCACCCCCTTCCTGGCAGGCCTGGCTTGTGGGGTAGGGAGCAGGCCTTTAAAGCAACCCCGCAGCTGCTGGTGACACAGGGTCAGGGCACAGATGGTGCTTCTCTGGCCGAAAGTGAGACAAGCAGAGCTTGATGCTGATGGCCAAGCGGCCTTGCCAGGCTCCCTCGTGGGCAGATAGGCAATTCACGGGATGGCTGGGCCTGCTTCTGGAGGGGAAGAAAGTGGCCTGCTTGTGTCAGGAGGTGCTGAGCAGGACCTGCCTTGAAGGTGGTCCAGATGGGCGGGAGCCCCACTGCAAGCCGGCTGAGGGTGGGGAGCTGGAGGCAGCAAGGCTGCCTGGCTTCCTGCACAGCAGCTTTTCAtactggcaggggctgggtggaGCCAAATGGGGCTTGGGCCCTACTACTGGCAGGGAGAGCTGATGCCTGCCCCTGCCCCCCATGGTAGTGCCTGGGCTCTGCCTGTAGGGTAGACACCGCCTGGCACTCATTTGGCCCCTCAGGCCCAGGTGAGACTGGATGTACCATGGGCAGCACCTTTTTCCAGCTCCATGAACTTTCTGCTGGGGTCACACGGAAGGCCCAGGCTGGAAGAAGTTTTACAAAGCCCGAACTTGCAGAGCCCTGCTCTTTTGGTGGGGCAGGCAAGGGGGCTTGGGAGCagaggcctgggcctgggcctctgTGTTTGAATTGCAGCTCAATTCCAGGGCCAGTCCAGCGACCTGAGCACAGCTACTGATCCTACCTTCTGCCACGTGAAAAGGCTGGTGCTCCCCTTGCTTCTGGGATGGGCCTCACAGGAGGAGCCTTGCCTACCCAAGGagctggggagaggagagaaatctGCCCCCCTCCTTCGCGGGGATACCCTGGGCTGCCATGAGCTTGCAGGGAGGGCACAAACACTGGTAGCTGATTGGTGACGGGGGCTCGTTGGTCACCTGGGGCTGAGGCGCCTCCACTTTTCACCCCCTAGGCAGGAGGCCTGAAGCCCTGCGGAGGCTTGATTAGAAGTAGGGCAGTAGTTGCTGCCTGGCCTGGGGCTCACCCAGCAACTGAGGAAGCTCTGCCCCACTTCCCTTGCGCATGGAGATAAGAGCTTCGGGGTGGAGTGAAGCCTGCTACCCCATTCTCTGCCAGCAAGAGCAGCCTCACTGCAAAGGTTTATTGGGCTCACCTGGGACTCCACTTTCTCTCCCTACCGCGCCCCCTGCCTCTGTCTTCTTTGACAGGCCCCATCCGTACTCTGGGTACCTGTTGGCCTTGATGGGTGTCCACTGCCCCAGGTCACCCTTCCTGTGGCCAGTCTGCAGGGTCAGTTCTGGTCCAGGATCCTGGGTTGGGGTTGGAGGCCTTCCACTCTGCCTGGCTTCCCCAGCACCTGGAGCACCTCTGTCTTGTCTGGGCCAACCTGGTCTCCCTACTGGTGCCCTGTCCCTCCCCTACCAACCTGCCCTTTTACTCACGTCATCTAGAATCCACAGATGATCCGTCCCAATGGCCCTGTGAGGAGGCCCCACCCAAGCCCAGGCCTTGGTCCTAGCTCCCCCTGGCATGAATGATGCCCCCCTACCCCCTATCCATTGCCTTCAGGGCTCCTCAGAGTCCTGGGTCAAAGCCATCTCCTACAGAGAAGCTCCCTGCACCCTATCTCAGACACAAAGCCAGTGTCCGGGGGCTCAGGCCCTTGCAGGCGCCTGCCCTGCCTCTGTCAGACAGAGGCCAGAGTGGATAAGGGGAGATGGGGAGTGTGTGAGGCAAGACAggttgggcctcagtttcctttcccATGGCGGGCTGGGCCCTCTCCCAGCAGCCTGGGGCCTCTGGGGCCAGAAGAGAACAGTTTAATCTCTTCCtttgtttataaattaagaaGAGCAAGAGCAGGCTAGTCAGAAGCCAGAGTGCAGGAGGGGCCGGGGAGCCTTAAGGAGAACCCAGACAGACTGCTGCTCTCTACTGACTGCCGGAGAGTGGCAGGAAAGGGCCAGAAGGCTGACTCCCAGAGGTGCCAGAGAGGTGGCTCCTTCCCGGGAAGGGTTTGACCCCAAGGACATGGCACCCCTGGAGCGGGGAGCTACGGGCTCCTAATTCATATTGAATTCAGTAACTTGTCCCCAGGAGGGCTGCGGGGCTGGGGCCTCCTGCAGGGACCTTCTCACAACTGCAGGGACTGGACGCGGGGGGGTAGGGTGGGCGCAGGGTAATTGCATTTGGTAATTTTTCACATTACCtatttatgaatatataaatCTTTGTATcagatctattttttaaaatatggaaaagttGCCTTTATGGAAACTTAGCAGAGCCAGAGTGTACACATTCCTGACTATTAAACAGATTTCTGCAATGAGCGGCTGTGCACAGGACtggttttctctcctgtgggcccAGGGCTGGCTCGGAAGGCCCCATCTCCACCAGCTGGTCCCTCTTCACAGCTGCTTTCAGAGTAGTCTCTTGTTGGGGTGCATGGGCCTATACACTGCCCACAGCAGTCCCCAGCCCTGCTTCAGACTCCTGCGGGACCCCAGGGGCAAGACGTCGTCAATGTCTGGGCTTGGGTCCCATCTCTGCCAGGGTCACCTTTGTGGCTTTGGGCCAGTGGCCAGTCCCTGCTCTCTGGGCTCCAGATTCCCTCAACTGGGTTTgtgctggggaaggagggaggggaaggctgTTTGGTGATGGCTGGGGGCATATCCACACCAGGGTCCCCAGGGAGGGAGGTGTTACTCTGCTTTTTACAGGGGAGCAAACAGGCTCCCAGGTTAAGAGTCCCTTGCCTGAGCCTTActgccacatacagcagagctgtcATTCCAAGTCAGGCCTTGAGAGCACCGTGGGACTGCAGCTGCTCCTGCTCCTGTGTGGCTGGCATGTGGAGCTCGGGGGTGAGCTGAGTGCATCAGGTCCCTGGCACCAGGAAGCTCTGTGGTAAATAAAGTACCCCAAATAACCAGAGCTCTGTATCTGGCCACTCCAAGAAGGAATCCTCCACTGAAACAGGGGCTTTCAGCTAGTGTGGCTGCTGGTCTGTCACCCCAGGGAAGAAGAGGGCAGGCGGTGCTGCCCTGCAGGTTCTGAGACTGATGGACGGACTCTGGCCAGCCTCCAGTCACACCCCAGGTGTGCCCCACTAGTCATGCGACCCTGGGCAGGTCATTTCTCCTCCCTGGGTTCCTGTTTCCTTAAACGTGGGATCCTAAGTGCTGTCATGCCTGCATCCTAGGAAGCCGTGATGACACCCTGGGAGGGGAGGGCTTGGAGGAGGATGGCTAGAACCTCTGGGAGCTTTCAAGATGGGCCCAGCTACAGGTGATGACACCTTGGGAGAGGAGGGCTTGGAGGAGGACGCCTGGAACCTCTGGGAGGGGAGGGCTTGGAGGAGGACGCCTGGAACCTCTGGGAGGGGAGGGCTTGGAGGAGGACACCTGGAACCTCTGGGAGCTTTCAAGATGGACCCAGCTACAGGTGATGACACCTGGGAGCGGAGGGCTTGGAGGAGGACACCTGGAACCTCTGGGAGCTTTCAAGATGGGCCCagctacaggtgcttgccatctTTGCAGGAAGAAGGAACACCTGGTGTCTGAATGTTTCACTGTCATCTAAATTTAGGGAAACAAGgtcagcgtggtggctcacacctgtaatcctaacactgtgggaggagtttgagaccagactgagcaagagtgagcacctatctctaccaaaaatagaaaaactaggctcggcacccgggtagggcgccggccacatacaccggggctgaagggttcaaaccctgccggGGCCTGCtgaaaaaacaacagtgacaactacaacaacaacaaaaatagccaggaattgtggtgggcacctgtagtcccagctacgtgagaggctgacgcaagagaatcgcttaagccccagagtttgaggttctgtgacaccacagcactctaccgagggccgcaAAGTAAtattctgtgtccaaaaaaaaaaaaaaaaagatgcgaGTCTCACAACCTCCTCATTTGccaacaaattaataaacttctctttccttttcctcaaaccacttgtccttgtTCATCTGATGCAGCTGCGGGGACAAGTGACTAACTTTCAGTAACATGACTGTCCGTCCTAATGACATAGTTGCCCCAGATCAGTTAGCTCAAGGAACAAGCCATAGGCTTTGGGTTTTCCTTTGCTCATTAGATTCaaatagaattcttttcttttctttctttttttttttttttggagacagagcctcactatgtcactctgggtagagtgtcatcgcatcacagctcacagcaacgtgaATCTTTCTGTTCATTAGTGGGCATTTCTTTCCATGTATTCAGACCTTCTTTCTGTCCTCGGTGACATTTTGCTATACTATCTTTCAATAAACCAAATTGCAACATTGCACTAAAGCTCTATACTCCTGTTGCTcaaatgggctttttttttttttttgtagagacggggtctcactttatggccctcggtagagtgccgtggcctcacacagctcacagcaacctccaactcctgggcttaagcgattctcttgcctcagcctcccgagtagctgggactacaggcgtcaaATGGGCTTTTTAATAGTCTCTGAGCATATTGCAAGCCCACAAGGggcagggaagggggtggggaggacttCCGTTATGCCCTATCATCCACGGTTAGCCACTTCATCTGTCTCACATACAAGGTGCTGACCTTACCTTTGACCCTCCAAAGAGACTATTTTTCCTCTAAATGAGCTTTTGGGATTTTGTCCTAAGAAAACATGTCCAGGTCAGGTGCAGcagcttacatctgtaatccctgaactttgggaggctaaagcaggaggattgatagaggccaggagtttgagaccagcctgagcaatggtgAGACCTTggttctacaaaataaaaataataaaaataaaaataaaaccagtttcGTCCTGTTccccccctcccagccccccggggataataatttatttacagACTCTCCTTATCTAACAATCTGATATTGAGAAACATCTTCCATGACTATGGGACTCACTTTCTTCCACACAGCCTGATGGCAGTAGAAGTGATCTCTGCCTGCTATAGTTCGTCCCAGACTTTGAGCAAGTGCAGAATTCACCACCTCCTGCAGTGGGGCCTCTGATGAACCTGGTGGAAGCTCCCTGGAACGTGAGGAGCAAGAGCCAAATGTAGGATTGGACTCAAAACCGTAGCTTTTgcctgggcatggtagctcacaaccataatcccagcactcagggaggccgaggtgggtggattgttagagctcaggagtttgggaccagcctgagcaagagtgagaccctatctctactaaaaacagaaaaaaattagctgggcattgtggcaggcacctgtagtcccaactgctcaggggctgaggcaggaggatcgcttgagcccaggaatttgaggttgcagtgagctaggttgacaccactgtactctaacctgggcaacagagtgagactccatctcaaaaacaaacctGCAGCTTCTTAGAACCCTAGCATCACAGGACAGGACCATCCCATGCTT
It contains:
- the RAB43 gene encoding ras-related protein Rab-43; the protein is MAGPGPGPGDPDEQYDFLFKLVLVGDASVGKTCVVQRFKTGAFSERQGSTIGVDFTMKTLEIQGKRVKLQIWDTAGQERFRTITQSYYRSANGAILAYDITKRSSFLSVPHWIEDVRKYAGSNIVQLLIGNKSDLSELREVTLAEAQSLAEHYDILCAIETSAKDSSNVEEAFLRVATELIMRHGGPMFSEKSTDHIQLDSKDIGENWGCGC